The proteins below are encoded in one region of Aquisphaera giovannonii:
- the rpsS gene encoding 30S ribosomal protein S19: protein MGRSLKKGPYVVERLLEKVARAESTGNREPIKLWARACTIVPEFIGKNFAIHNGRTFMKLYVTEDMVGHKFGEFAPTRTFKVHGGKAGKGGKK from the coding sequence ATGGGACGCTCGCTCAAGAAAGGCCCGTACGTCGTCGAGCGGCTGCTCGAGAAGGTCGCCAGGGCCGAGAGCACCGGCAACCGCGAACCGATCAAGCTCTGGGCCCGGGCCTGCACGATCGTGCCCGAGTTCATCGGCAAGAACTTCGCGATCCACAACGGCCGCACGTTCATGAAGCTCTACGTGACCGAGGACATGGTCGGCCACAAGTTCGGCGAGTTCGCCCCCACGCGGACCTTCAAGGTCCACGGCGGCAAGGCGGGCAAGGGCGGCAAGAAGTGA
- the rplB gene encoding 50S ribosomal protein L2 yields the protein MGIRTYKPTTPGRRNASVSDFSELTDKNKKPEKSLTEPLTKTGGRNNQGVITARHRGGGHKRKYRLIDFRRNDRDGQVAQVTHIEYDPNRSARIALIVYPDGVKRYIIAPEGLKAGMSVSSGPSAEPKVGNCLPLSKIPTGMSIHNLEMEPGSGAKLCRSAGVGATLTAREGAWAQITLPSGEVRRLPAACRATIGMVGNADHMNIRLGKAGRSRWLGRRPHVRGMAMNPVDHPMGGGEGRSKGHTPQSPTGVLAKGGKTRRRRKPSNKAIIRRRTSVRYGQLKV from the coding sequence ATGGGCATTCGCACATACAAGCCGACGACGCCCGGGCGGCGGAACGCCTCGGTCAGCGACTTCTCCGAGCTGACCGACAAGAACAAGAAGCCCGAGAAGTCGCTCACCGAGCCGCTCACGAAGACGGGCGGGCGGAACAACCAGGGGGTCATCACGGCCCGGCACCGCGGCGGCGGCCACAAGCGGAAGTACCGCCTGATCGACTTCCGCCGCAACGACCGCGACGGCCAGGTCGCCCAGGTGACCCACATCGAGTACGACCCCAACCGGTCGGCCCGGATCGCCCTGATCGTCTACCCCGACGGCGTGAAGCGGTACATCATCGCGCCGGAGGGACTGAAGGCGGGGATGAGCGTCTCCAGCGGCCCGTCCGCCGAGCCGAAGGTGGGCAACTGCCTGCCGCTCTCCAAGATCCCGACCGGCATGTCCATCCACAACCTGGAGATGGAGCCGGGCAGCGGGGCCAAGCTCTGCCGGTCCGCCGGCGTGGGCGCCACGCTCACCGCCCGCGAGGGGGCCTGGGCCCAGATCACCCTGCCCTCCGGCGAGGTCCGCCGCCTGCCCGCCGCCTGCCGGGCGACGATCGGCATGGTGGGCAACGCCGACCACATGAACATCCGCCTGGGCAAGGCCGGCCGCAGCCGCTGGCTGGGCCGCCGGCCGCACGTCCGCGGCATGGCCATGAACCCGGTCGACCACCCGATGGGCGGCGGCGAGGGGCGGTCCAAGGGCCACACCCCGCAGTCCCCGACCGGCGTGCTCGCCAAGGGCGGCAAGACCCGCCGCCGCCGCAAGCCGTCCAACAAGGCGATCATCCGCCGCCGCACCAGCGTCCGCTACGGCCAGCTCAAGGTCTGA
- the rplW gene encoding 50S ribosomal protein L23, whose protein sequence is MVTLRRAPQYERKGPKLDPYQVVIRPLITEKATHLSERHNAYTFEVNPLATKTEIKEAVEALFPVKVLDVRTQNRRGKMRRYRLKSGRMRDWKKAIVSLHEQYRIDFY, encoded by the coding sequence ATGGTCACCCTCCGTCGCGCCCCCCAGTACGAGCGCAAGGGGCCCAAGCTCGACCCCTACCAGGTCGTCATCCGGCCGCTGATCACCGAGAAGGCCACGCACCTCTCTGAGCGGCACAACGCCTACACGTTCGAGGTCAACCCGCTGGCCACCAAGACCGAGATCAAGGAGGCCGTCGAGGCCCTCTTCCCGGTCAAGGTGCTGGACGTCCGGACGCAGAACCGCCGCGGCAAGATGCGACGGTACCGCCTCAAGTCGGGCCGGATGCGGGACTGGAAGAAGGCCATCGTCTCGCTCCACGAGCAGTACCGCATCGACTTCTATTGA
- the rplD gene encoding 50S ribosomal protein L4, whose amino-acid sequence MLTIPVFNLAGERVGEEQIDPADFGGAINKQLLHDVVLMHLAARRVGTVNTRGRADVAGSGKKLFRQKGTGNARAGAKRTNKRKGGGMAFARRNRDYRYTMPKKAVRSAIRMALLSKFQDNQALVIDGLSLEKPQTKAVVKALRAIRRPDLTEAEAAENVGETKAAALRRTLDGRTVLLGLPGQDPVLYRSARNIEGMTVAPVAEFNTYDILKQRYLVLTREALAALKDRVQAQGARREPATTSPAAAAAGTENS is encoded by the coding sequence ATGCTGACCATACCCGTGTTCAACCTCGCCGGCGAGCGGGTGGGCGAGGAACAGATCGACCCGGCCGACTTCGGCGGCGCGATCAACAAGCAATTGCTCCACGACGTCGTCCTGATGCACCTGGCGGCCCGCCGGGTCGGCACGGTGAACACCCGGGGCCGCGCCGACGTCGCCGGCTCGGGGAAGAAGCTCTTCCGGCAGAAGGGGACCGGCAACGCCCGCGCCGGCGCCAAGCGGACCAACAAGCGGAAGGGCGGCGGCATGGCGTTCGCCCGCCGCAACCGCGACTACCGCTACACGATGCCCAAGAAGGCCGTGCGGTCGGCGATCCGGATGGCCCTGCTGTCCAAGTTCCAGGACAACCAGGCCCTCGTCATCGACGGCCTGAGCCTGGAGAAGCCCCAGACGAAGGCCGTGGTGAAGGCCCTCAGGGCGATCCGCCGGCCCGACCTGACCGAGGCCGAGGCGGCCGAGAACGTCGGCGAGACCAAGGCCGCCGCCCTCCGCCGGACGCTCGACGGCCGGACCGTGCTGCTGGGGCTGCCCGGCCAGGATCCGGTCCTCTACCGGTCGGCCCGCAACATCGAAGGGATGACGGTGGCGCCGGTCGCCGAGTTCAACACGTACGACATCCTGAAGCAGCGCTACCTGGTCCTCACGCGGGAGGCCCTGGCGGCCCTCAAGGACCGCGTGCAGGCGCAGGGCGCCCGCCGCGAGCCCGCCACCACCAGCCCCGCGGCCGCGGCCGCCGGCACGGAGAACAGCTAA
- the rplC gene encoding 50S ribosomal protein L3 yields MQVGLLGRKVGMTQIYQEDGTSVPVTVLECGPCTVLQVRTEERDGYHAVQLGFDDKKRKNATQAARGHAKKVNAEPKRYIREVRQQKPAEVAEGQTLTVEVFDGIKRVDVTGTSKGRGYAGVIKRHGFRGLRATHGVKRMHRHPGSSGPSADPSRTQKGIRKPGQFGNVRSTVRNLEVVKIDPANNLILIRGAVPGPNGGYLTVRQTNKV; encoded by the coding sequence ATGCAAGTGGGACTGCTGGGACGAAAGGTCGGCATGACCCAGATCTACCAGGAGGACGGCACCTCGGTGCCCGTCACTGTCCTGGAATGCGGCCCGTGCACCGTGCTCCAGGTCCGCACCGAGGAGCGCGACGGGTACCACGCCGTGCAGCTCGGCTTCGACGACAAGAAGCGGAAGAACGCGACCCAGGCGGCGAGGGGCCACGCCAAGAAGGTCAACGCCGAGCCCAAGCGGTACATCCGCGAGGTCCGGCAGCAGAAGCCCGCGGAGGTCGCCGAGGGGCAGACGCTGACCGTGGAGGTCTTCGACGGGATCAAGCGGGTGGATGTGACCGGGACGAGCAAGGGCCGCGGCTACGCGGGCGTCATCAAGCGGCACGGCTTCCGCGGCCTGCGGGCGACGCACGGCGTGAAGCGGATGCACCGCCACCCGGGCTCCTCCGGCCCCAGCGCCGACCCGTCGCGGACCCAGAAGGGGATCCGCAAGCCGGGCCAGTTCGGCAACGTCCGGTCGACCGTCCGCAACCTCGAGGTCGTGAAGATCGACCCGGCGAACAACCTGATCCTGATCCGGGGCGCCGTCCCGGGCCCCAACGGCGGCTACCTCACGGTCCGCCAGACCAACAAGGTTTGA
- the rpsJ gene encoding 30S ribosomal protein S10 — MAGISNERIRIRMEAYDHTILDQSAKDIVDTAKRTEAIVRGPIPLPTRIERYTVLRSPHIDKKSREQFEIRTHKRLIDIVQPTNKTIDALNKLSLPAGVDIKIKASQSGA; from the coding sequence GTGGCGGGTATCAGCAACGAGCGGATTCGGATCCGGATGGAGGCGTACGATCACACCATCCTGGATCAGTCGGCGAAGGACATCGTGGATACCGCAAAGCGCACCGAAGCCATCGTCCGGGGCCCCATCCCGCTGCCGACGCGCATCGAGCGTTACACCGTGCTCCGGAGCCCGCACATCGATAAGAAGTCGCGGGAGCAGTTCGAGATCCGGACGCACAAGCGGCTGATCGACATCGTTCAGCCGACCAACAAGACGATCGACGCCCTCAACAAGCTGAGCCTGCCGGCCGGCGTGGACATCAAGATCAAGGCCTCCCAGTCGGGTGCCTGA
- a CDS encoding beta strand repeat-containing protein produces MSTPRRVRRPGARALRARGFRVEHLEDRRLLATSPFNAPSLSGLIAEAWQGQDTSRAAIRTMVTALQSQLTGGPLADYTAGTVDGSGLVSEATGLVAGYVQSADSQLLPHFVNIDTILRLQGQKVVADLASLNQQLSAGLITDSDFQTQAKTAIDSLTAGPIKSLDTPVGAYVTTTQAFVTQLETQGQSLLSGTSASTADLTTTFQAAVAAYRADMFAGLLVTHPNIAGRVDASLTTLEDSIAAIDPTDPTAALSSAKTAITTFQTAMLGSSGLFGTGGPVYAANDRYGYVPINLTVPQSSTTITDVSAAADFGGTATLTAKLATASGSPLSGQDVSFLLDGAFVGTAVTDDTGVATLSGVPTSDAVGTTSNAVVASFAGARGDRPAASAGDLVVSQAATALGAVSGTGTFGGTASLTATLTSGQANDPVVGQTVSFAVSGTNVGTAVTNSSGVATLAGVTTSLPVGTNTGAVTASFAGGGNYAAATSATGNVVISAAQTTLASVSGTASFGGTATLVATLTSNATSQPVSGATVTFTLDGTNVGTATTNSSGVATLTGVTTTDAAGTHTGAVVASFAGNGSFGGAANATGNLVVSQAATALSAASGSATFGGTATLTATLNSSATNAPISGATVTFTLDGTSVGSATTNSSGVATLSGVTTTDAAGTHTGAVVAAYAGDANHAAAANATGNLVVGQAATALSAASGTATFGGTATLTATLKSSVTNAPISGAVVTFTLDGASAGQATTDSNGVAQLTGVATTDAAGTHAGAVVASYAGSTNYLAATNATGDLVVSQAATTLGAVSGTGSSDPGGTVALTATLTSPAAPGGVQGQTVSFYLGTSTTAVGTAQTNGSGVATLSGLDNTGLTNGETVTAKFAGAGNFAAATDATGTLTLATG; encoded by the coding sequence ATGAGCACTCCCAGACGAGTCCGCAGGCCCGGGGCCCGCGCGCTCCGCGCGCGGGGCTTCCGCGTCGAGCACCTGGAAGATCGCCGGCTGCTGGCGACGAGCCCCTTCAATGCCCCTTCCCTGTCGGGCCTGATCGCCGAGGCATGGCAGGGCCAGGACACCTCCCGCGCCGCGATCCGCACGATGGTGACCGCGCTGCAGTCGCAGCTCACCGGCGGCCCGCTCGCGGACTACACCGCAGGCACCGTGGACGGCAGCGGGCTCGTCTCCGAGGCGACGGGCCTGGTGGCCGGCTATGTGCAGAGCGCCGATTCGCAGCTCCTGCCCCACTTCGTGAACATCGACACGATCCTCCGGCTCCAGGGCCAGAAGGTGGTGGCCGACCTGGCGTCGCTCAACCAGCAGCTCTCCGCCGGCCTGATCACCGACTCCGACTTCCAGACGCAGGCGAAGACGGCGATCGACTCGCTGACGGCCGGGCCGATCAAGTCCCTGGACACGCCCGTCGGCGCGTACGTCACCACGACCCAGGCGTTCGTGACCCAGCTCGAGACGCAGGGGCAGAGCTTGCTCTCCGGCACTTCGGCCTCGACCGCCGACCTGACGACGACGTTCCAGGCGGCCGTGGCGGCCTACCGCGCCGACATGTTCGCCGGCCTGCTCGTGACGCACCCGAACATCGCGGGCCGGGTGGACGCGTCGCTCACCACGCTCGAGGACTCGATCGCGGCGATCGACCCGACCGACCCGACCGCGGCGCTCTCCTCGGCCAAGACGGCGATCACGACGTTCCAGACCGCGATGCTGGGATCCTCCGGGCTGTTCGGCACCGGCGGCCCGGTCTACGCGGCGAACGACCGCTACGGCTACGTGCCGATCAACCTGACGGTCCCGCAGTCCAGCACGACCATCACCGACGTCTCGGCCGCCGCGGACTTCGGCGGCACGGCCACGCTGACGGCCAAGCTGGCGACGGCCTCCGGGTCCCCCCTCTCGGGCCAGGACGTGAGCTTCCTGCTCGACGGGGCGTTCGTCGGCACGGCCGTGACCGACGACACCGGGGTGGCGACGCTCTCGGGCGTCCCCACGAGCGACGCCGTCGGCACGACGTCCAACGCCGTGGTCGCCAGCTTCGCCGGGGCCCGGGGCGATCGCCCGGCGGCCTCGGCCGGCGACCTCGTCGTCAGCCAGGCGGCGACGGCCCTGGGCGCGGTCTCCGGGACGGGGACCTTCGGCGGGACCGCCTCCCTGACCGCCACGCTCACGTCGGGCCAGGCGAACGACCCCGTCGTCGGCCAGACCGTCTCGTTCGCGGTGAGCGGGACGAATGTGGGCACCGCGGTGACCAACAGCAGCGGCGTGGCCACCCTCGCGGGCGTGACGACCTCTCTGCCGGTGGGGACCAACACGGGGGCGGTGACCGCCAGCTTCGCCGGCGGCGGCAACTACGCGGCCGCCACCTCGGCCACCGGGAACGTGGTCATCAGCGCGGCGCAGACGACGCTCGCGAGCGTCTCCGGGACGGCCAGCTTCGGCGGGACGGCCACCCTGGTGGCCACCCTGACTTCGAACGCGACCAGCCAGCCGGTCTCGGGCGCCACGGTCACCTTCACGCTCGACGGCACGAACGTGGGCACCGCCACCACCAATAGCAGCGGCGTGGCCACCCTGACGGGCGTGACGACCACCGACGCCGCCGGCACGCACACCGGCGCGGTCGTCGCCAGCTTCGCCGGGAACGGCAGCTTCGGCGGGGCCGCCAATGCGACGGGCAACCTGGTGGTCAGCCAGGCGGCGACGGCGCTCTCGGCGGCCTCCGGCTCGGCGACCTTCGGCGGGACCGCGACGCTGACCGCGACCTTGAACTCGTCGGCGACGAACGCCCCGATCTCGGGCGCGACGGTCACCTTCACGCTCGACGGCACGTCCGTGGGCAGCGCGACGACCAATAGCAGCGGCGTGGCGACCCTGTCCGGGGTGACCACGACCGACGCCGCGGGGACGCATACCGGCGCGGTCGTCGCCGCCTACGCCGGCGACGCGAACCACGCGGCCGCCGCCAACGCGACGGGGAACCTGGTGGTCGGCCAGGCCGCCACCGCGCTCTCGGCCGCCTCCGGGACGGCGACCTTCGGCGGGACGGCCACCCTGACCGCGACGCTGAAGTCGTCGGTGACGAACGCCCCGATCTCCGGCGCGGTCGTGACCTTCACGCTCGACGGCGCGTCCGCGGGCCAGGCGACGACCGACAGCAACGGCGTGGCCCAGCTCACGGGCGTGGCCACCACCGACGCCGCCGGCACGCACGCCGGCGCGGTCGTCGCCAGCTATGCCGGCTCCACCAACTACCTGGCCGCGACGAACGCCACCGGGGACCTGGTGGTCAGCCAGGCCGCGACGACGCTGGGCGCCGTGTCCGGGACGGGCAGCAGCGACCCCGGCGGGACGGTCGCCCTGACGGCGACCCTGACCTCGCCGGCCGCCCCGGGCGGCGTGCAGGGCCAGACCGTGTCCTTCTACCTGGGGACCAGCACCACCGCCGTGGGCACGGCCCAGACCAACGGCAGCGGCGTGGCGACGCTCTCCGGCCTGGACAACACCGGGCTGACCAACGGCGAGACCGTCACGGCGAAGTTCGCCGGCGCCGGCAACTTCGCCGCGGCGACCGACGCGACCGGCACGCTGACCCTGGCGACCGGCTGA